A window of the Gossypium arboreum isolate Shixiya-1 chromosome 2, ASM2569848v2, whole genome shotgun sequence genome harbors these coding sequences:
- the LOC108466222 gene encoding uncharacterized protein LOC108466222 codes for MLSWEARTQIQQLWDLISLGDDVCISANKAKSFKKEVSELESLVNRLSQMLKTLLCFVTSMHNSLYLRPLHCIVAEVKVGFEHALSIIHKCKRRNLFWKLFTTCSNATQFVELFNCLNASISDMKWLLSIYMPQSCSTLTYEKPVKVKVWSCIATVKMGRALEDRVLALKQLASLAEQNDEYKNIIYEENGVPSLQKLLKEKISLDAQIMGVKTLCLLANEKERKRVILKEMISTILSRSSRTSLVTLLSPADGTKSNLKLKLSCSRALWMLVQGSISNCKTLTETKGMLCLAKLMKTEKDELQYNCLMIIREITAIAESNNEFRHSTFKSSSPAAKAVVDELLKVIKEFDNMKLRIPVIKSVGSLARSFSMKECQVISPLVARLGDMDREVAMEASIALQKFICPNNYLFCEHSESIIESNGVPLLI; via the exons ATGTTGAGTTGGGAGGCAAGAACACAGATTCAACAACTCTGGGATTTGATATCTTTAGGGGATGATGTTTGCATATCGGCTAACAAGGCTAAGTCGTTCAAGAAGGAAGTCTCCGAATTGGAGTCGTTAGTTAATCGACTATCGCAAATGCTGAAAACCCTGCTTTGTTTCGTTACTTCAATGCATAATTCCCTTTACTTGCGCCCACTTCATTGCATAGTCGCCGAGGTTAAGGTTGGCTTTGAGCACGCCCTCTCTATTATCCACAAATGCAAACGCAGAAACCTATTTTGGAAACTCTTCACCACCTGCAGCAATGCAACCCAATTTGTGGAGCTCTTCAACTGTTTAAATGCTTCTATCAGCGATATGAAATGGCTGCTTTCCATCTACATGCCCCAAAGTTGCTCGACGCTGACGTACGAGAAACCAgttaaggttaaggtgtggtctTGCATCGCCACCGTCAAAATGGGGCGTGCATTGGAAGATCGCGTCCTGGCGTTGAAACAACTGGCATCACTTGCTGAGCAAAACGATGAGTATAAGAACATTATTTATGAAGAAAACGGGGTACCGTCTTTACAAAAGCTTTTAAAGGAGAAGATATCTTTGGATGCTCAAATCATGGGTGTCAAAACACTTTGCCTTTTAGCTAACGAGAAGGAGAGGAAAAGGGTTATTCTGAAGGAAATGATTTCTACAATCTTAAGTCGTTCATCAAGAACATCG CTGGTTACGTTGCTGTCACCTGCAGATGGTACTAAATCGAATCTGAAATTGAAACTTAGTTGTTCTAGGGCTTTATGGATGCTTGTTCAAGGGAGCATTTCAAATTGTAAGACATTGACGGAGACAAAAGGAATGCTATGCTTGGCTAAGTTGATGAAAACGGAAAAAGATGAATTACAATACAATTGCTTAATGATTATAAGAGAAATCACAGCCATTGCTGAATCAAATAATGAATTTAGACATTCCACCTTTAAGAGTTCTTCTCCGGCTGCAAAGGCAGTTGTCGATGAGCTATTGAAGGTAATCAAAGAATTCGACAACATGAAACTAAGAATTCCGGTAATCAAGTCAGTCGGTTCATTGGCAAGGTCTTTTTCAATGAAAGAGTGCCAAGTAATTAGTCCACTGGTGGCCCGACTAGGCGATATGGACAGGGAAGTTGCAATGGAAGCTTCTATTGCTTTGCAAAAGTTTATCTGCCCAAATAATTACCTCTTTTGCGAGCATTCAGAGTCTATAATTGAATCGAACGGCGTACCATTGTTAATCTAG